A genomic stretch from Coregonus clupeaformis isolate EN_2021a chromosome 23, ASM2061545v1, whole genome shotgun sequence includes:
- the LOC123481716 gene encoding bone morphogenetic protein receptor type-2-like codes for MVDKTAAVPGGGAVLGLVVPVCLQLTQEDLETTKLDPKEVDKNLKESSDENLMEHSQKQFSAPDPLSSGSSSLLYPLIKLAAEVTGAGAGAGARGGSGTGAGARGGSGTGAGARGGSGAGAGAREGLGPGLGPGEGLGPGLGPGEGLGPGLGPGRVWGRGWGPGGSGTGAGARGGSGTGAREGLGPGLGPGEGLGPGLGPGEGLGPGLGPGEGLGPGLGPGEGLGPGPGEGLGPGPQNLPKRPSSLPLNTKDKQGSGSSRLKQGSGSSWLKQGSGSSWLKSGKHKTNLKHVETGVAKINTVAPAAEPHLVTVTNNGRTGVGVNGVRSGVGVVVVNGYLNGGVVSSSGGGALYGMTNPAGFQSEVGGATPLLQTQLSAEDSRLNININSSPDEHEPLLRREQPAPCDQRPTNHLAARTNTNNNNNSSLVMATPVPEPQQEAPVQQEAAQLRQPKPRRPERPCSLDLSASSSSGEKRTHRTSLYLSPHEECPE; via the exons GTGGCGCTGTGCTGGGGCTGGTGGTGCCGGTGTGTCTGCAGCTGACCCAGGAGGACCTAGAGACCACCAAGCTGGACCCTAAAGAGGTCGACAAGAACCTGAAGGAGTCGTCTGATGAGAACCTAATGGAGCACAGCCAGAAACAGTTCTCTGCTCCAGACCCCCTCAGCTCTGGGTCTTCCTCCCTGCTCTACCCCCTCATCAAGCTGGCTGCGGAGGTGACGGGCGCTGGGGCCGGGGCTGGGGCCCGGGGAGGGTCTGGGACCGGGGCTGGGGCCCGGGGAGGGTCTGGGACCGGGGCTGGGGCCCGGGGAGGGTCTGGGGCCGGGGCTGGGGCCCGGGAGGGTCTGGGGCCGGGGCTGGGGCCCGGGGAGGGTCTGGGGCCGGGGCTGGGGCCCGGGGAGGGTCTGGGGCCGGGGCTGGGGCCCGGGAGGGTCTGGGGCCGGGGCTGGGGCCCGGGAGGGTCTGGGACCGGGGCTGGGGCCCGGGGAGGGTCTGGGACCGGGGCCCGGGAGGGTCTGGGACCGGGGCTGGGGCCCGGGGAGGGTCTGGGACCGGGGCTGGGGCCCGGGGAGGGTCTGGGGCCGGGGCTGGGGCCCGGGGAGGGTCTGGGGCCGGGGCTGGGGCCCGGGGAGGGTCTGGGACCGGGGCCCGGGGAGGGTCTGGGACCGGGGCCa CAGAACCTCCCCAAGCGGCCAAGCAGCCTCCCACTCAACACCAAGGACAAGCAGGGGTCTGGTTCCTCCAGGCTGAAACAGGGGTCTGGTTCCTCCTGGCTGAAACAGGGGTCTGGTTCCTCCTGGCTGAAGTCTGGGAAACATAAGACAAACCTGAAGCATGTAGAAACGGGCGTGGCCAAGATTAACACGGTCGCCCCGGCAGCAGAGCCACACCTGGTTACCGTTACCAACAATGGAAGAACCGGGGTTGGGGTGAATGGGGTGCGGAGCGGAGTGGGCGTGGTGGTCGTCAACGGCTACCTGAACGGAGGCGTGGTCTCTTCATCTGGAGGCGGGGCTCTGTACGGGATGACCAATCCGGCGGGCTTCCAGAGTGAGGTGGGCGGAGCAACGCCCCTGTTACAGACTCAGCTCAGTGCAGAGGACAGTAGActcaacatcaacatcaactcCAGTCCTGATGAACATGAACCGCTGCTAAGGAGAGAGCAGCCCGCCCCATGTGACCAGAGACCAACCAATCACCTGGCGGCACGCAccaacaccaacaacaacaacaacagcagtctGGTGATGG CAACACCAGTCCCAGAGCCCCAGCAGGAGGCCCCTGTACAGCAGGAGGCTGCCCAGCTCCGACAGCCTAAACCCAGACGTCCTGAGAGACCCTGCTCCCTGGACCTGTCTGCCTCCTCCTCTTCAGGTGAGAAGAGAACACACCGCACATCTCTCTACCTCAGTCCACATGAGGAATGTCCTGAATGA